The following coding sequences lie in one Methylosinus sp. H3A genomic window:
- the repA gene encoding plasmid partitioning protein RepA, with the protein MARKPAISASKATELRTLIQRHANNLSQQLQAHQRNNFPPSAEKSIRLFSPAEAAKLIGIHEGYLRQVAAEGRGVASTVTNGRRSYSVEDIQNIRRILDQSARGDRRYLPHRVDGEHLQIITVMNFKGGSGKTTTSAHLAQYLALHGYRVLAIDLDPQASLSALFGSQPELDVGSNETLYGAIRYDEHRRSISEIVRGTYIPNLHLIPAHLELMEFEHETPRALMQHAPGDLMFFGRIAQAIAEAQNLYDIVVIDCPPQLGYLTLSALSAATAVLITVHPQMLDVLSMAQFLTMTGDLLEVVADAGGTTNYDWMNYLVTRFEPSDGPQNQMVAFLRSIFGEHVLIHPMLKSTAISDASITNQTLYEVERQQFTRSTYDRAVESMNQVNGEIESLIRRAWGRTA; encoded by the coding sequence ATGGCACGCAAACCCGCCATTTCCGCTTCGAAGGCGACAGAGCTTCGGACGCTGATTCAGCGGCACGCGAATAATCTGTCGCAGCAGTTGCAGGCACATCAACGCAACAATTTTCCTCCGTCCGCAGAAAAGTCCATCCGCCTATTTTCGCCTGCGGAAGCGGCGAAGCTTATTGGCATCCACGAAGGATATCTCCGGCAGGTCGCGGCTGAAGGACGCGGGGTGGCTTCGACGGTCACGAACGGTCGACGGTCCTACTCGGTTGAGGACATTCAGAATATTCGTCGTATTCTCGACCAGAGCGCCCGAGGTGATCGTCGCTATCTGCCCCATCGCGTCGATGGCGAGCATTTGCAGATTATCACTGTCATGAATTTCAAAGGTGGGTCGGGGAAGACGACGACATCGGCGCATTTGGCGCAATATCTCGCTCTGCACGGGTATCGCGTTCTCGCCATTGATCTCGATCCTCAGGCAAGCCTGTCTGCGCTTTTCGGCTCGCAGCCCGAACTCGATGTAGGATCCAATGAAACTTTGTACGGCGCGATTCGGTACGACGAGCATCGTCGTTCCATCAGCGAGATCGTCAGAGGAACCTATATTCCCAATCTGCATTTGATCCCCGCCCATCTAGAGCTGATGGAGTTCGAGCACGAAACGCCGAGGGCGCTGATGCAGCATGCACCCGGAGATTTGATGTTTTTTGGACGTATCGCTCAGGCGATTGCCGAGGCGCAGAACCTCTATGACATCGTCGTCATCGATTGCCCTCCGCAACTCGGCTATTTGACCCTCTCTGCGTTGAGCGCCGCCACCGCAGTTCTGATCACGGTGCATCCGCAAATGCTCGACGTGTTGTCGATGGCGCAGTTCTTGACGATGACGGGAGACCTCTTGGAGGTCGTAGCCGATGCGGGGGGGACCACGAATTACGACTGGATGAATTACCTCGTCACGAGATTCGAGCCGAGCGACGGCCCTCAAAATCAGATGGTCGCTTTCCTGCGGTCGATCTTCGGGGAACACGTGCTCATACATCCCATGCTGAAAAGCACGGCGATCTCGGACGCATCGATCACAAACCAGACGCTGTATGAAGTGGAGCGCCAGCAGTTCACCCGATCGACATACGATCGCGCGGTCGAATCCATGAACCAAGTCAACGGAGAGATCGAGAGTTTAATCCGAAGAGCCTGGGGGAGGACAGCATGA
- the repB gene encoding plasmid partitioning protein RepB, with protein MSRKALFANLQLGSAPASDGKVTAATDDLRVNEKSDADPVVRAATHKTRPILGSSALIKSAAAPVGALGQSLSEFKAQSERALAIERQLAEGQVVVDLDPTLIDPSFVEDRMATSREAHARLVEAIRDHGQQVPILVRPHPSVSGRFQVAYGHRRLRAALDLQRTVRAVVKSLSDDELVIAQGQENNERQDLSFIEKARFARSLEQRGFKRDTIMTALSVYKSDLSNMLSVISRVPENVIHAIGPSLGIGRRGWIDLAERFSDPAVAKSVKALIASPDFLALESDQRFRRVHALVRPSVAERPRLQNWTTAEGAKLAKIVQDAEKISVTIDRRVAPEFGDFVLERLQALYEEFKSRR; from the coding sequence ATGAGCCGAAAAGCGCTCTTCGCGAATTTGCAACTCGGCTCGGCGCCCGCCTCCGACGGTAAAGTCACGGCCGCGACCGATGATCTCCGAGTCAACGAAAAGTCAGACGCGGATCCCGTGGTAAGGGCGGCAACGCACAAGACACGACCCATTCTCGGCTCCTCGGCACTTATAAAGTCTGCTGCGGCTCCTGTCGGCGCGCTCGGGCAGTCTCTCAGCGAGTTCAAAGCACAATCCGAGCGCGCGCTCGCTATCGAGCGGCAGCTTGCCGAGGGGCAGGTCGTTGTCGACCTCGATCCGACGCTGATCGATCCTTCCTTTGTCGAGGATCGCATGGCGACGAGCCGGGAGGCGCATGCACGACTGGTCGAAGCTATTCGAGATCATGGGCAGCAAGTGCCGATTCTCGTGCGCCCTCATCCGAGCGTGAGCGGGCGATTTCAGGTCGCCTATGGCCATCGGAGGCTTCGCGCTGCGCTCGATCTGCAGCGCACAGTGCGCGCCGTCGTCAAGTCTCTCTCCGATGATGAACTCGTCATTGCGCAAGGTCAGGAAAATAACGAGCGGCAAGATTTGTCGTTCATAGAGAAGGCGCGTTTCGCGCGCAGCTTGGAACAGAGAGGCTTCAAGCGCGACACGATCATGACCGCGCTGTCCGTCTACAAGAGCGATTTGTCCAACATGCTCTCGGTTATTTCGAGAGTTCCCGAGAATGTCATCCATGCGATTGGTCCGTCGCTCGGAATCGGGCGGCGCGGGTGGATCGATCTCGCCGAGCGTTTTTCGGATCCCGCAGTCGCGAAATCGGTCAAAGCGTTGATTGCGTCGCCGGACTTCCTCGCTCTCGAAAGCGATCAGCGGTTTCGACGGGTTCATGCCTTGGTGAGACCGAGCGTCGCGGAGCGGCCTCGTCTCCAAAATTGGACGACCGCGGAAGGCGCAAAACTCGCCAAGATTGTGCAGGACGCCGAAAAAATTTCGGTGACGATCGATCGTCGCGTCGCCCCTGAATTTGGTGACTTCGTCCTCGAGCGATTGCAGGCGCTCTATGAGGAGTTCAAATCCCGTCGATGA